Part of the Labilibaculum antarcticum genome, CTTTTTCACTTTCCAGAACGTGGAAGTTATCACCCGCTTGAGGTGCACCGTTCAAACCAAGAATCAAAGCTGGTTCAGAAGGACCTACTTTGTCAATTTTGTTTCCACGTTCGTTATACATCGCTTTTACGTGACCAGTATAACTACCAGCAAGCAAAACATCACCAACTTTTAATGTTCCGGCTTGTACCAATAAAGTGGTAACATAACCTCTACCTTTATCTAAGGATGATTCGATTACTGAACCGATTGCACGTTTATTTGGATTTGCTTTTAATTCAAGCATTTCTGCTTCTAAAAGAACTTTTTCAAGCAACTCCTCAATGTTAACACCGTTTTTAGCTGAAATTTCCTGACACTGGTATTTACCACCCCAGTCCTCAACTAAATAATTCATGTTTGCTAATTCGCTTTTAATTCTTTCCGGATCAGCACCGACCTTATCAATCTTGTTAATTGCGAAAACAATAGGAACGCCAGCTGCACTTGCGTGATTGATCGCCTCAATTGTTTGTGGCATCACGTTATCATCAGCAGCAATAATAATGATTGCGATATCGGTTACTTGTGCACCACGTGCACGCATAGCGGTAAACGCCTCGTGACCGGGAGTATCAAGGAAAGAAACTCTTCTTCCATCATCAAGTTTAACGTTGTAAGCTCCAATATGCTGAGTAATTCCCCCAGCTTCACCTGCAATTACATTCGCATGACGAACGTAATCAAGTAAAGATGTTTTACCATGATCAACGTGACCCATTACGGTAACAATAGGAGGACGACTTTGTAAATCTCCTTCTTCATCAACTTCTTCTTCAATCGACTCTTGAAGCTCGACACTTACAAATTCAGCAATAAAGTTAAATTCGTCAGCAACAATGGCAATGGTTTCTGCATCTAATCGTTGATTGATTGATACAAACAAACCTAATCCCATACATGTTGCAATAATATTGGTAACAGGAACTTCCATCATTGTTGCCAGTTCATTAACTGTAACAAATTCAGTAAGCTTTAGAATATGCTTTTCTGCTTCAAGTTGTTCTGCAATTCTCTCTCTCTTTACACTTTCACTATCTCGTTTCTCACGACGGTGTCTCGATCCTTTCGATTTACCCCCTTTAGAAGTTAATCTGGCAAGAGTGTCTTTAATTTGCTTTTGTACGTCTTCCTCGCTAACCTCTTTTTTAACAACTCTTTTCTTCTTCAGTTTATTAAACTTGGCAGCCATTGCACCTGTACCTTTTACTCTAGGTGCAGCAGGAGCGCCTGGTTTTGCTGCATTAGATACATTTACTTTCTCTGTATCTTTTCTAATTCTTTTACGCTTTTTGCGCTGGTTTGCAGATATTTTATCTTTATTTCCTGCATTTGGTTTTTTCTCGACAGGAAGTTCAATTTTTCCAACTACCGTAGGACCGGCTAGTTTTTGGGTAGACGATTTAAAAATTTCGTCTTTTCCAGTTGCTGAGCCTTCTTGAGCCTGAGGTTTTGAAGTTTGAGTTTTTTGCTTTTCTCTTCTTTCAACCTCTTTTTCGGCTTTGGTTTTTTTGGTTGGGCGGGTTTTTTGATTTAATGCAGATAAATCAATTTTCCCAATCACTTTAAGCTCGTCTTTTTTCTCCTCTTTTGGAGCTTGAGCTTTTTCCTCTTGTTTTGGGGTTTCCATTTTAACAGTTTGGTCATCTTGAACCGGCTTTTCAGCTGCTTTAGATGATTGTTCAGTTTGTTCTACTTTCTGAGGCGGAACTATATCAACCACAGGTGTTTCTGTCGTTGCCTCTGCCTTAGGCTTTTCCTTTTTAGGTGTTTCCTTTTTAGGTGCTTCCTTTTTAGGTGCTTCCTTCTTAGGTGCCTCAGACTGAACTGGCTCAATAGTTTTTTCTACCTTTTCTTTTTTCACTTCTGCAACGACTTTCTGTTTCACTTCTTGTGGCTTTTTTGCTTTAGATTTTAATGCATCTAAATCAATTTTACCTACAATTTTAACAGGCTCTTTTACAACAGCGATTTCTTCTACTTTTTCTATTTTTTCAACAGCTTCTTCTTTGCTGCTATCTTCAGGTTCCGAATCTTCAGAAATATTTTGAATGGAAACAGTTTCCTTTCTTTCTCGGGTATTTTTCAGATTTACCTTTTCAGATTCCTTTTTCAGATTCAAGTCAGAGCTATACTCTTTGGCAAGGATATTATAGGCCTCTTCTGAAACTTTGGTATTTGGATTGGAATCAATCGGAATGCCTTTTTTGTTCAGAAATTCAACGATAGTTGAAGTACCAACATTTAATTCTCTTGCTAATTTACTAAGTCTTATGTTTTTATCGACTTTCACCATATTTAAAAGTTAACTGTTAAAATGTCCCGTTTCAAAAATTTACATCATGATTCTGAAGAATTTAATTATCGAATTCGGATTTAAAAATATTCAAAATCTCATTAATGGTCTCTATTTCAAGATCAGTTCTTTTTTCCAACTCTTCAGCTGATAAATCAAGAACACTTCTTGCTGTATCACAACCAATTTTTTTCAACTCATCAATTATCCATGCTTCAATTTCATCGGTAAATTCTGATAAGTTGACATCTTCCTCGGCCTCAGCCTCAGATTTCTCACGATATACATCAATTTCATATCCTGATAATTGACTCGCAAGTCTAATATTTAATCCACCCTTACCAATTGCTAATGAAACCTCTTCAGGATTCAAATAGACATCGGCACGTTTGGTTTCTTCGTTAAGCTTAACAGAAGAAACTTTTGCTGGATTAAGAGCTCTTGTAATAAACAATTGAGTGTTAGTCGTATAGTTTATTACATCAATATTCTCGTTACGTAATTCTCGAACAATACCATGTATTCTCGATCCTTTCATACCAACGCATGCTCCAACAGGATCAATTCTTTCATCGTATGATTCAACTGCTACCTTAGCTCTTTCACCAGGAATCCGAACAATTTTCTTAATGGTAATTAAGCCATCAAATATTTCCGGCACTTCCAGTTCAAATAGTCTCTCAAGGAAAACAGGAGAAGTTCGTGAAACAACAATCAGTGGGCTGTTATTTTTAACCTCAACACGAACTACAACCGCTCTAACCGTTTCTCCTTTACGGAAATAATCAGAAGGAATTTGTTCTGTCTTTGGTAGTATTAATTCATTTTCTTCATCATCAAGAATAAGAATCTCTTTTTTCCAGATTTGATAAACCTCACCAGTAACAATTTCTCCAACTCTGTCCTTGTAAAGGTTGAAAATATTGTCTTTCTCTAATTCTAAGATTCTTGCTGAAAGATTTTGGCGTAAAGTTAGAATCGAACGTCTGCCAAAATCTAGAAATTTCACTTCATCGGTTACTTCTTCACCAATTTCGTAATCGGCATCTATTTTTTTTGCTTCAGAAAGTGAAATCTGCAGGTTTTCATCTTCTACTTTACCATCCGCTACAATTTCTCTATTTCTCCAGATCTCTAAGTCACCTTTGTCTGGATTAATAATGATATCATAGTTTTCATCGGTGCCATAATTTTTCAATAGGAGATTTCTGAAAACATCTTCCAGCACGCTCATCATAGTAGCGCGGTCGATGCTTTTCAACTCCTTAAATTCTGAAAAAGTTTCAATAAGGTTCATGTATTCAGCTGTTTACTTGTTAAAAAGTAATTATGTCTTTTGTTGATTTAATTTGATCTAAAGTGAAAGAATAATTTTTCACAACAAGTTGCTTCTTCTTTTTCCCTTCAACCTTTTCCATTTCCTCAACTTCAATTTCAATTTCATTTTCACCTACGGTGATCAGTTTCCCTGAAAATTTCATCCCCTCAGTTGTCAATACCTCAACATCTTTATCTAGGTATTTGTGGTATTGCTTAAAAACCTGAAAGGGTTGACCGATTCCTGCTGAAGCAACTTGTAATTCAAAGTCTTCAACTTCACGATCAAAATGTCCTTCAATAGCTTTGCTAAGCTCGATACAATTTATGATCGGCACACCCTCATAGCTATCAATTACAACTGAAATAGCATTTCCCGATGAAACACTTACTTCAACCAAGAACAGGTTGGAATCAGCAATTTCATTTTCAATTATTTCAGTTATAGTCTTCTTATCAATCATATATCGGTTAATATCAATAAAATAGGGGACTTTTTGTCCCCTAAAGTTCACGATCTGCTTACTTTTCGATGCAAAATTAGAGATAAATGTTCTAATAAACAAATGACACCTCTCTAAATTATTGTATTCTAATTGCTAATGAGAATTTATTTTCCCGAAATGAGTCCTTTTTAGTTGGAATCTGGGCTGTTGTAATGTTTAATTGAATGATTTTAACCCATTTGTATAAATCTACTTCATTTCAAGAAAGATATTGTTTTCAGTAAGTCAATTTTTATTGGGGTTTCTCTACCTCTAAGATAAGCTTTTTTCACTAATTTTAATCATTTGTTAAAATGCAATGATACATATGTGTATGGCTTTAGATAATATTGGTAAGAATAAAATAGTAAATGATCCGGTTCATGGGTTTATCCATATCCCGTCGGGAATATCTTACGAATTGGTTGAACATTCTTTTTTTCAGAGATTAAGAAGAATAAAACAACTTGGGCTCACTTTCCTGGTGTTTCCTGGGGCCTTTCATAACAGATTTCAGCATGCATTGGGTGCAACTCATTTAATGAGCCTTGCTATAGAAACCATCAGATCAAAAGGACATGTGATTACTCAAGCTGAAGAAGAAGGGGTATATGCCGCTATTTTACTTCATGATATCGGTCACGGACCTTTTTCTCATGCATTAGAGTATAGCATTGTTGATGGCATAACTCACGAACGGATTTCGGAATTGTTTATGAAACGCTTAAATCATCAATTTGAAGGTGAGCTAAGTGTGGCCATTAAAATTTTCAAAAATGAATATCCGAAACATTTCTTAAATCAATTGGTGTCAAGTCAGTTGGATATGGATCGGTTGGATTATTTACGAAGAGATAGTTTTTTTTCTGGGGTTACAGAAGGTGTTGTGGGATCCACTCGGATTATTAAAATGTTGGATGTTCGGAATGATCAATTGGTTGTTGAGGCAAAAGGCATTTATTCCATCGAAAAATTTCTGATAGCACGACGACTGATGTATTGGCAGGTATACTTGCACAAAACTGTTATTGCTGCAGAAGAAATGATGGTTCATATTTTGAAGAGGGCGAAATATCTTGCTGAAAGAGGGGCTGAATTGTTTGCAACACCGTCTTTGTCTTATTTTTTATATAACAAAGTAGGTAAGCTGGAATTTGAAAATCCGAATGCTGTTCTCAATGGACGAAGTGCTTTGGAGATATTTGCCGATCTTGATGACGATGATATCATGGTGAGTATTAAGGTTTGGTCAAATCATAGTGATAAAGTTCTTTCTTATTTATGTAAATGCATTAGAGATCGTCAGTTGTTTAAAATTGAGATTCAAAAAACTGCTTTCACTGAAGAATATATTGATCAAGTGAAAAAGAATGTGAAAAATTATTTTGGGTGCTCAAATCATGCTCTCGATTCTTTGGTGATTTCAAATTCGATTAGTAATAATGCATACAGTGCAAATGATGATCGGATAATTATACTATATAAGGACGGAACACAGTGTGATATAAGTGAGGCTTCAGATATGCTGGATGCTTCTGTTCTATCAAAAACAGTAAAGAAATATTATTTGTGCTACCCTAAAATTCAAGAGTCCTTCATGTGATATTCTTGATTTTAGCCTCATTTTTGCCAACCGTTTTTCTATTAATTAAGCAGGCAATAGGCGAAAAAATTTCATGTGCATGAAATAATTATTAGATTTGCAGAAATTTTTTTCTTATAAATCAGCGATTTTCTATGATTTTCACCTGATATTTATTTCGTAGATGTCATACAGTTTAAGTCATTTGATTAGTCTGATAACAAAATAGAACGAATGGAATTTACAGCAGAAGATATTGCCGAGTTTCTTAGCGGAGAGGTTGATGGGAATGGAAAAGTTAAAGTGACAAATGTTTCCAGAATTGAAGAAGGCAAGCCCGGAACCCTTTCGTTTTTAGCAAACCCAAAATACGAACACTATATATATTCTACTCAGTCATCAATTGTTTTGGTAAACAAAACGTTTAAGGCTGAAAAAGAGATTGAGACAACACTTATCCGTGTTGATGATGCCTATCAGGCATTAGCTCAGTTATTAGAAATGTATGAGCAAAGTAAACCACAGAAAACAGGAATTGAAGAGCCTTCTTTTGTGAGTAAGTCCTCTAAACTGGGCGAAAAGATTTACATTGGTGCTTTCGCATATATCGGAAGTAATGTTCAGATTGGAAATAATGTGAAGATTTATCCTCATGCATATGTGGGTGATAATGTGATTATTGGTGATAATACCATTTTGAATTCAGGAGTTAAGATTTACGAAGGATGTAAGATTGGTGCCGAATGTATTTTTCACTCCGGTGTTGTAATTGGAGGTGATGGATTTGGTTTTGCGCCTTCATCGGCTAACAACTACAAAAAAGTGCCTCAGATAGGTAATGTAGTAATTGAAGACTATGTTGAGATTGGTGCGAATACTTGTGTTGATCGTGCTACTATGGGTTCTACAATTATCCGTAAAGGAGTTAAGTTGGATAACTTGATTCAAGTAGCTCACAATGTAGAAATAGATGAGAATACTGTGATTGCTGCTCAAACTGGTGTTGCAGGAAGTACTAAAATTGGTAAGAACTGTATGATTGGTGGGCAGGTTGGTTTTGCAGGACATATGAGCATTGCTGATGAAGTAAAAATAGCAGCACAATCTGGTCTTGGAAAAAGTATTAAAAAAGTAGGAATGGTTGTTCAAGGTTCTCCGGCCTTCGATTTTGGACCTTATCAAAAATCCTATGTTCTATTTAAAAATTTGCCCAAAATGAGAGAGCAAATTATCGAAATGGAAAAGGAAATAAAAGCATTAAAGGAACAGAAATAAAGATTTTTTTTCAATTATTAGACCTGTAATTAAAAAATATTGATGTCGAGTTATGGCAGATAAGCAAAGAACATTAGCAAAAGAATTTACTCTAACAGGAAAAGGACTTCACACAGGATTGGAAGTGTCTATAAAGTTTGTGCCTGCATCCGAAAATCACGGATATCAGTTTAAACGAGTAGATCTTGAAGGTCAGCCAGTTATTGTGGCTAGTGCCGAATTTGTTGGAGATACTTCCAGAGGAACTGTGTTGGAAAAGGGAGAATGTAAAGTTCAAACTATTGAGCACGCATTATCAGCTTTGTATGGATTAGGCATTGACAATTGCCTAATTGAGATGAATTCTACTGAGCCGCCAATTTTGGATGGAAGCGCCAAATTTTATGTGGAAGGAATTGAGGAAGTTGGTATTGTAGAACAAAATGCAATTCGTGAGTATTATGTGCCTAAGGAAAAGATAACTTACAGGGATGAAGCTCGTGGTTCGGAAATTACTATTCTTCCCGACGATGAATATAGTGTGGATGCCATGATTTCATTCGACTCGAAGGTGTTGAGAAATCAATATGCTCGTTTAGGTTCTCTAAAAGATTATAAAGAGGAAATATCGATGTGTCGTACATTTGTTTTTGTACGGGAATTAGAGTTTCTGTTAAATCACAATTTAGTTAAAGGCGGAGATTTGGATAATGCCATTGTTATAATGGACCAAATGATGGAGCAGAAAGAGTTAGATCGTATTGCTGATTTATTCGATCATCAGTATGTTGAGGTAAAGGAAGGAATTTTAAGTAATTTAGAACTTTATTTTGATAACGAGTGTGCACGTCACAAATTATTGGATGTGATTGGCGACTTAGCTCTTTGTGGTAAATTTATCAAAGGAAGGGTTATTGCAACCTGTCCTGGTCATGGACCAAACACCGAAATGGCAAAATTATTAATCAAACGAATTAAGAAAGAAATGGGAAAAGATTCAGTTCCGGCTTACGATCCAAACAAAGAGCCTGTATTAGACATTGTTGGCGTAATGGGCTTGTTGCCTCACCGTCCTCCATTCTTGTTGGTTGACAAAATTATTGATATTCAGGATGATAGCATCGTGGGTGTTAAGAACGTATCTATGAACGAACCTTATTTTGTAGGTCATTTCCCGGGAGAACCTGTAATGCCAGGTGTTCTTATGGTGGAAGCGATGGCGCAATGTGGTGGTATTTTAGTACTTAATCAGGTTGAAGATCCTGAGAATTATTCGACTTACTTCCTAACTCAAAACAATATTAAATTTAGGAAAAAGGTTGTTCCTGGTGATACTTTAATTTTTAAATTGTCATTTTTGTCTCCTATTCGTAGGGGAATTGCTAACATGCGCGGTTTAGCTTTTGTTGGTGATACTATTGTTGCCGAAGGTGAGTTTATGGCTCAAATCGCAAAGAAAAAATAATTAATTTGTAACTACTGCTACGCAATACTCCTTTTTAATGGGCGTTTTGCATAAAACGAAATATAAAAAAAAATGAAGCAACCGTTAGCATATGTACATCCTGAGGCTAAGATCGCTGATAATGTAGTGATTGAGCCCTTTGTTACTATAGACAAAAATGTTGTAATTGAGGAAGGAACTCGTATTGGGTCGAACGCTACTATCATGGAGGGAACGCGTATTGGTAAAAATTGCGTGGTATTTCCAGGAGCAGTTATTGGTGCTGTTCCCCAGGATTTAAAATTCCGTGGTGAAAAAACAACTGTTGAAATTGGCGATAACACTACCATTCGTGAGTGTGTAACCATAAACAGAGGAACTGTAGCTAAAGGAAAAACAATTATTGGTAGTAATTGTTTGTTGATGGCTTATGTGCACGTAGCACACGATTGTGTTATTGGCGATAATTGTATTATTGGTAATGCGACACAAATTGCCGGAGAGGTGATTATCGATGATTATGCTATCTTAAGTGGATTGGTTGCTATTCATCAGTTCGTTCATGTTGGTGCACATGTTATGATTTCAGGTGGAACTTTGGTTCGTAAGGATGTTCCTCCGTTTGTAAAAGCAGGTCGCGAACCGGTTTCTTACATTGGGGTCAATTCAATTGGTTTGCGTCGCCGTGAATTCGGAAATGAAAAAATCCGTGAAATTCAGGATGTTTACCGTTACCTATACCAAAAAGGAATGAATAACTTTAATGCTTTAGAGGCTATTGAGGCTGAAATGCCTGCTTCTCCCGAGCGTGATGATATCATTCTGTTTGTGAAAAATTCGAAGCGTGGAATTATGAGAGGATATTTTCCTGAATAATCCCGATAGATTTATCTAGCGGCATTATATCATTTTTATTCTGAATAATCCCGATAGATTTATCTAGCGGCATTATATCATTTTTTTCCTGAATAATCCTGGTAGATATTTGATATAAAAAAAGTGAGACTTTCAATTGAGAGTCTCACTTTTTGTTTTTCTATAAAGGCTGTCTTTCCTTCTCCTTTAGGAGAGGGATAGGGTGAGGTTTTAATTCTCTTCTTCCTCGATTGGATTCCAACCCTGTGCCTGCAATTCAATTTCCACACCAT contains:
- the nusA gene encoding transcription termination factor NusA: MNLIETFSEFKELKSIDRATMMSVLEDVFRNLLLKNYGTDENYDIIINPDKGDLEIWRNREIVADGKVEDENLQISLSEAKKIDADYEIGEEVTDEVKFLDFGRRSILTLRQNLSARILELEKDNIFNLYKDRVGEIVTGEVYQIWKKEILILDDEENELILPKTEQIPSDYFRKGETVRAVVVRVEVKNNSPLIVVSRTSPVFLERLFELEVPEIFDGLITIKKIVRIPGERAKVAVESYDERIDPVGACVGMKGSRIHGIVRELRNENIDVINYTTNTQLFITRALNPAKVSSVKLNEETKRADVYLNPEEVSLAIGKGGLNIRLASQLSGYEIDVYREKSEAEAEEDVNLSEFTDEIEAWIIDELKKIGCDTARSVLDLSAEELEKRTDLEIETINEILNIFKSEFDN
- the rimP gene encoding ribosome assembly cofactor RimP — encoded protein: MIDKKTITEIIENEIADSNLFLVEVSVSSGNAISVVIDSYEGVPIINCIELSKAIEGHFDREVEDFELQVASAGIGQPFQVFKQYHKYLDKDVEVLTTEGMKFSGKLITVGENEIEIEVEEMEKVEGKKKKQLVVKNYSFTLDQIKSTKDIITF
- the infB gene encoding translation initiation factor IF-2, which produces MVKVDKNIRLSKLARELNVGTSTIVEFLNKKGIPIDSNPNTKVSEEAYNILAKEYSSDLNLKKESEKVNLKNTRERKETVSIQNISEDSEPEDSSKEEAVEKIEKVEEIAVVKEPVKIVGKIDLDALKSKAKKPQEVKQKVVAEVKKEKVEKTIEPVQSEAPKKEAPKKEAPKKETPKKEKPKAEATTETPVVDIVPPQKVEQTEQSSKAAEKPVQDDQTVKMETPKQEEKAQAPKEEKKDELKVIGKIDLSALNQKTRPTKKTKAEKEVERREKQKTQTSKPQAQEGSATGKDEIFKSSTQKLAGPTVVGKIELPVEKKPNAGNKDKISANQRKKRKRIRKDTEKVNVSNAAKPGAPAAPRVKGTGAMAAKFNKLKKKRVVKKEVSEEDVQKQIKDTLARLTSKGGKSKGSRHRREKRDSESVKRERIAEQLEAEKHILKLTEFVTVNELATMMEVPVTNIIATCMGLGLFVSINQRLDAETIAIVADEFNFIAEFVSVELQESIEEEVDEEGDLQSRPPIVTVMGHVDHGKTSLLDYVRHANVIAGEAGGITQHIGAYNVKLDDGRRVSFLDTPGHEAFTAMRARGAQVTDIAIIIIAADDNVMPQTIEAINHASAAGVPIVFAINKIDKVGADPERIKSELANMNYLVEDWGGKYQCQEISAKNGVNIEELLEKVLLEAEMLELKANPNKRAIGSVIESSLDKGRGYVTTLLVQAGTLKVGDVLLAGSYTGHVKAMYNERGNKIDKVGPSEPALILGLNGAPQAGDNFHVLESEKDARGIANKREQLQREQGLRTQKHITLAEIGRRIAIGNFQELNVIVKGDVDGSIEALSDSLIKLSTEEIQVNVIHKAVGQISESDVLLATASNAIIIGFQVRPSIGARKLAEKEEIDIRLYSIIYDAIAELKSAMEGMLSPEIKEEIIATVEVVEVFNITKVGNIAGCLVRDGKINRNSRIRLIRDGIVVYTGVLGSLKRFKDDVKEVAKGYECGLNIEKYNDIKIGDMVEAFEEIEIKKKL
- a CDS encoding bifunctional UDP-3-O-[3-hydroxymyristoyl] N-acetylglucosamine deacetylase/3-hydroxyacyl-ACP dehydratase gives rise to the protein MADKQRTLAKEFTLTGKGLHTGLEVSIKFVPASENHGYQFKRVDLEGQPVIVASAEFVGDTSRGTVLEKGECKVQTIEHALSALYGLGIDNCLIEMNSTEPPILDGSAKFYVEGIEEVGIVEQNAIREYYVPKEKITYRDEARGSEITILPDDEYSVDAMISFDSKVLRNQYARLGSLKDYKEEISMCRTFVFVRELEFLLNHNLVKGGDLDNAIVIMDQMMEQKELDRIADLFDHQYVEVKEGILSNLELYFDNECARHKLLDVIGDLALCGKFIKGRVIATCPGHGPNTEMAKLLIKRIKKEMGKDSVPAYDPNKEPVLDIVGVMGLLPHRPPFLLVDKIIDIQDDSIVGVKNVSMNEPYFVGHFPGEPVMPGVLMVEAMAQCGGILVLNQVEDPENYSTYFLTQNNIKFRKKVVPGDTLIFKLSFLSPIRRGIANMRGLAFVGDTIVAEGEFMAQIAKKK
- the lpxD gene encoding UDP-3-O-(3-hydroxymyristoyl)glucosamine N-acyltransferase, whose product is MEFTAEDIAEFLSGEVDGNGKVKVTNVSRIEEGKPGTLSFLANPKYEHYIYSTQSSIVLVNKTFKAEKEIETTLIRVDDAYQALAQLLEMYEQSKPQKTGIEEPSFVSKSSKLGEKIYIGAFAYIGSNVQIGNNVKIYPHAYVGDNVIIGDNTILNSGVKIYEGCKIGAECIFHSGVVIGGDGFGFAPSSANNYKKVPQIGNVVIEDYVEIGANTCVDRATMGSTIIRKGVKLDNLIQVAHNVEIDENTVIAAQTGVAGSTKIGKNCMIGGQVGFAGHMSIADEVKIAAQSGLGKSIKKVGMVVQGSPAFDFGPYQKSYVLFKNLPKMREQIIEMEKEIKALKEQK
- the lpxA gene encoding acyl-ACP--UDP-N-acetylglucosamine O-acyltransferase — encoded protein: MKQPLAYVHPEAKIADNVVIEPFVTIDKNVVIEEGTRIGSNATIMEGTRIGKNCVVFPGAVIGAVPQDLKFRGEKTTVEIGDNTTIRECVTINRGTVAKGKTIIGSNCLLMAYVHVAHDCVIGDNCIIGNATQIAGEVIIDDYAILSGLVAIHQFVHVGAHVMISGGTLVRKDVPPFVKAGREPVSYIGVNSIGLRRREFGNEKIREIQDVYRYLYQKGMNNFNALEAIEAEMPASPERDDIILFVKNSKRGIMRGYFPE
- a CDS encoding HD domain-containing protein — its product is MALDNIGKNKIVNDPVHGFIHIPSGISYELVEHSFFQRLRRIKQLGLTFLVFPGAFHNRFQHALGATHLMSLAIETIRSKGHVITQAEEEGVYAAILLHDIGHGPFSHALEYSIVDGITHERISELFMKRLNHQFEGELSVAIKIFKNEYPKHFLNQLVSSQLDMDRLDYLRRDSFFSGVTEGVVGSTRIIKMLDVRNDQLVVEAKGIYSIEKFLIARRLMYWQVYLHKTVIAAEEMMVHILKRAKYLAERGAELFATPSLSYFLYNKVGKLEFENPNAVLNGRSALEIFADLDDDDIMVSIKVWSNHSDKVLSYLCKCIRDRQLFKIEIQKTAFTEEYIDQVKKNVKNYFGCSNHALDSLVISNSISNNAYSANDDRIIILYKDGTQCDISEASDMLDASVLSKTVKKYYLCYPKIQESFM